A portion of the Ricinus communis isolate WT05 ecotype wild-type chromosome 10, ASM1957865v1, whole genome shotgun sequence genome contains these proteins:
- the LOC8267508 gene encoding EEF1A lysine methyltransferase 3, with translation MDIALFSPSSLFAGDTDSDSVTDKEIKENLEDYVERRHNFPGMELLIREFSFHQLNANLLWPGTFSFAEWLVEHRLDIEGRRCIELGSGTGALAIFLRKSFNLDITTSDYNDQEIEENIAHNCRVNEITPALPHIKHSWGDTFPSADPDWDLVIASDILLYVKQYPNLIKTLSFLLKSYKPDKAVAASEQNGGTYMGLPRPAFLMSWRRRIGKEDESLFFTGCEDAGLEVKHLGSRVYCIKPKDL, from the exons ATGGACATAGCTCTCTTCTCTCCGTCGTCACTCTTCGCCGGCGACACCGACTCCGACTCCGTTACTG ataaggaaataaaggaaaaccTAGAAGACTATGTGGAGAGAAGACACAATTTTCCAGGAATG GAGTTGCTCATTCGagagttttcttttcatcagTTAAATGCTAATTTACTATGGCCTGGAACATTTTCATTTGCTGAATGGTTAGTTGAGCATAGGTTAGATATAGAAGGTCGCCGTTGCATTGAATTGGGAAG TGGAACAGGAGCTTTGGCTATTTTCCTTCGCAAATCGTTTAATCTTGATATCACAACATCGGACTATAATGATCAGGAAATTGAAGAGAATATAGCTCATAATTGCAGGGTGAATGAGATCACGCCTGCCCTTCCTCATATAAAGC ATTCATGGGGCGATACCTTTCCATCTGCTGATCCTGATTGGGACTTGGTTATAGCTAGTGATATTTTGTTGT ATGTGAAACAGTACCCCAACTTGATAAAAACTCTTTCATTTCTCCTCAAATCCTACAAGCCAGACAAAGCAGTTGCAGCTAGTGAACAGAATGGAG GAACATATATGGGGTTGCCCAGGCCAGCATTTTTGATGAGTTGGAGACGGAGGATTGGCAAGGAGGATGAATCTTTGTTTTTCACTGGTTGTGAGGATGCTGGACTAGAAGTTAAGCATCTTGGATCCCGTGTATACTGCATCAAACCCAAAGATCTCTAG
- the LOC8267507 gene encoding GDSL esterase/lipase CPRD49 isoform X1: MVGPVRPQFVLFGSSIVQLSYSNGGWGAILANLYARKADILLRGYGGWNSRNALHILDQVFPENAPVQPALAIVYFGGNDSVQPLSTGFSPHVPLPEYIENMKKIVQHLKSLSEKTRLIFLSAPPVNEEMIRQYFGGNIGRTNETCRIYSEACLKLCREIGVTAIDLWTAMQQRDDWLTACFTDGIHLSEEGSKIVVNEIMKVLRNADWEPNLHWTALPSEFVGVTPKDPEGKEAYIFKKLQWELDLENVKVTALYQ, encoded by the exons ATGGTTGGACCTGTAAGACCACAGTTTGTGTTGTTTGGTTCATCCATAGTTCAGCTCAGTTACAGCAATGGCGGATGGGGTGCTATTCTTGCTAACTTGTATGCTCGCAAG GCAGATATTTTGCTGCGAGGCTATGGAGGCTGGAATTCGAGGAATGCTCTACATATTCTTGATCAGGTTTTCCCAGAg AATGCCCCTGTACAACCTGCACTTGCTATTGTGTACTTTGGAGGCAACGATTCAGTCCAACCTCTCTCAACAGGTTTTAGTCCTCATGTTCCACTTCCTGAATACatagaaaatatgaaaaagattgtCCAACATCTCAAG AGCCTTTCTGAAAAGACCCGCCTCATCTTTCTCAGTGCCCCTCCTGTCAATGAAGAAATGATCCGTCAATATTTTGg CGGCAACATTGGTCGAACCAACGAAACCTGTCGAATATATTCAGAAGCTTGTTTGAAGCTGTGTCGGGAAATAGGGGTGACTGCCATTGATCTTTGGACCGCAATGCAGCAACGGGATGATTGGTTGACTGCTTGCTTTAC GGACGGAATCCATCTTTCAGAAGAGGGTAGCAAAATAGTGGTGAATGAGATAATGAAGGTACTGAGGAATGCAGATTGGGAACCAAACCTACACTGGACGGCACTGCCAAGTGAATTTGTAGGAGTTACACCCAAAGATCCAGAAGGCAAAGAGGCCTATATTTTCAAGAAACTGCAATGGGAACTGGACCTAGAAAATGTAAAGGTTACTGCCCTTTACCAGTGA
- the LOC8267507 gene encoding GDSL esterase/lipase CPRD49 isoform X2: protein MVGPVRPQFVLFGSSIVQLSYSNGGWGAILANLYARKADILLRGYGGWNSRNALHILDQVFPESLSEKTRLIFLSAPPVNEEMIRQYFGGNIGRTNETCRIYSEACLKLCREIGVTAIDLWTAMQQRDDWLTACFTDGIHLSEEGSKIVVNEIMKVLRNADWEPNLHWTALPSEFVGVTPKDPEGKEAYIFKKLQWELDLENVKVTALYQ, encoded by the exons ATGGTTGGACCTGTAAGACCACAGTTTGTGTTGTTTGGTTCATCCATAGTTCAGCTCAGTTACAGCAATGGCGGATGGGGTGCTATTCTTGCTAACTTGTATGCTCGCAAG GCAGATATTTTGCTGCGAGGCTATGGAGGCTGGAATTCGAGGAATGCTCTACATATTCTTGATCAGGTTTTCCCAGAg AGCCTTTCTGAAAAGACCCGCCTCATCTTTCTCAGTGCCCCTCCTGTCAATGAAGAAATGATCCGTCAATATTTTGg CGGCAACATTGGTCGAACCAACGAAACCTGTCGAATATATTCAGAAGCTTGTTTGAAGCTGTGTCGGGAAATAGGGGTGACTGCCATTGATCTTTGGACCGCAATGCAGCAACGGGATGATTGGTTGACTGCTTGCTTTAC GGACGGAATCCATCTTTCAGAAGAGGGTAGCAAAATAGTGGTGAATGAGATAATGAAGGTACTGAGGAATGCAGATTGGGAACCAAACCTACACTGGACGGCACTGCCAAGTGAATTTGTAGGAGTTACACCCAAAGATCCAGAAGGCAAAGAGGCCTATATTTTCAAGAAACTGCAATGGGAACTGGACCTAGAAAATGTAAAGGTTACTGCCCTTTACCAGTGA
- the LOC8267506 gene encoding geranylgeranyl transferase type-2 subunit beta 1 encodes MGELAVDKHVEYIISVEKKNDSFEYVVMEHLRMNGAYWGLATLDLLGKLDVVDSSEVIDWIMQCQHESGGFAGNIGHDPHILYTLSAVQVLALFNKLNVLDIDKVSNYVAGLQNEDGSFSGDMWGEADTRFSYIGICCLSLLHCLDKINVEKAVNYILSCKNVDGGFGSSPGGESHAGQIFCCVGALAITGSLHHVDKDLLGWWLCERQVKSGGLNGRPEKLPDVCYSWWVLSSLIMIDRVHWISKEKLVKFILNCQDTENGGISDRPDDAVDVFHTYFGVAGLSLLEYPGLKATDPAYALPVDVVNRIFLGGALRKMRRVFSERLCHLNNKML; translated from the exons ATGGGTGAGCTGGCAGTTGATAAGCATGTTGAATACATTATATCTGTTGAAAAG AAAAATGATAGTTTTGAATATGTGGTCATGGAACACTTGAGAATGAATGGAGCCTATTGGGGATTGGCTACTCTAGATCTTCTAGGAAAGCTTGATGTAGTGGATTCAAGTGAAGTAATTGATTGGATCATGCAATGCCAACATGAGTCTG GTGGGTTTGCTGGTAATATTGGACATGACCCCCATATTTTATATACCCTGAGTGCTGTACAAGTTTTGGCCCTTTTCAACAAGCTAAATGTTCTTGacattgataaagtttcaAACT ATGTTGCTGGGCTGCAAAATGAAGATGGATCCTTTTCCGGAGACATGTGGGGTGAAGCGGATACAAg GTTCTCTTATATTGGTATTTGCTGTCTCTCTTTATTACATTGTTTGGATAAAATAAACGTGGAAAAAGCTGTGAACTACATCTTAAGCTGCAAAAACGTTGATGGTGGATTTGGAAGCTCTCCTGGTGGAGAGTCTCATGCCGGACAGA TTTTCTGCTGTGTGGGAGCTCTTGCTATAACTGGGTCTCTGCATCATGTGGACAAGGACCTGCTTGGATGGTGGTTATGTGAGCGGCAAGTCAAATCTGGAGGTCTGAATGGACGCCCTGAGAAACTTCCAGAT GTCTGTTACTCTTGGTGGGTTCTTTCTAGCTTAATAATGATTGACAGAGTTCATTGGATCAGCAAGGAAAAGCTTGTTAAGTTTATCTTGAATTGTCAG GACACGGAGAATGGAGGAATTTCAGATAGACCTGATGACGCGGTTGATGTATTCCACACATATTTTGGAGTAGCTG GTCTTTCACTTCTAGAGTATCCTGGATTGAAAGCTACAGATCCAGCTTATGCTTTGCCTGTTGATGTTGTGAACAGGATCTTTCTTG GAGGGGCACTGAGAAAGATGAGGCGGGTCTTTTCAGAAAGGCTCTGCCATTTAAACAACAAAATGCTCTAA
- the LOC8267505 gene encoding GDSL esterase/lipase CPRD49 isoform X2, with the protein MVGPARPQFVLFGSSIVQFSYSNDGWGATLADLYARKADILLRGYAGWNSRRAVQVLDKVFPKDAAIQPSLVVVYFGGNDSVHPHPTGLGPHVPLPEYIDNMRKIAVHLKSLSKKIRIIFMSAPPVNEVQIAKDLSDKFDMVRTNESCRIYSEACLELCHEMNLKAVDLWTAMQQIDGWQNVCFTDGIHFSSEGSKIVVKEIMKVIEEADWEPDLHWMAMPTEFAEDSPYDPISPNGVAANVSDD; encoded by the exons ATGGTTGGACCAGCAAGGCCACAGTTTGTGCTGTTCGGATCTTCAATTGTTCAGTTTAGTTACAGCAACGATGGCTGGGGTGCTACTCTTGCTGACTTATATGCTCGGAag GCTGATATATTGTTGCGAGGATATGCTGGATGGAATTCAAGACGTGCTGTGCAGGTCCTGGATAAAGTTTTTCCGAAG GACGCTGCTATACAACCTTCACTGGTGGTTGTCTATTTTGGAGGGAATGATTCAGTCCACCCCCATCCAACCGGCCTCGGCCCTCATGTTCCGCTTCCTGAATATATTGATAACATGAGGAAGATTGCTGTCCATCTCAAG AGCCTTTCGAAGAAGATTCGGATTATCTTTATGAGTGCTCCTCCTGTCAATGAGGTTCAAATAGCCAAAGACCTGAG TGATAAATTTGATATGGTTCGGACAAACGAGAGCTGCCGAATATATTCAGAAGCTTGCTTAGAGTTGTGCCATGAGATGAACCTGAAGGCGGTTGATCTTTGGACTGCAATGCAGCAGATAGATGGATGGCAGAACGTTTGCTTTAC GGATGGAATCCATTTTTCATCTGAGGGGAGCAAGATTGTAGTAAAAGAGATAATGAAGGTCATTGAAGAGGCAGACTGGGAACCAGATCTACACTGGATGGCAATGCCTACCGAATTCGCAGAGGATTCACCATATGACCCAATCAGTCCCAACGGAGTAGCTGCAAATGTCTCAGATGATTGA
- the LOC8267505 gene encoding GDSL esterase/lipase CPRD49 isoform X1, with product MVGPARPQFVLFGSSIVQFSYSNDGWGATLADLYARKKIGEQADILLRGYAGWNSRRAVQVLDKVFPKDAAIQPSLVVVYFGGNDSVHPHPTGLGPHVPLPEYIDNMRKIAVHLKSLSKKIRIIFMSAPPVNEVQIAKDLSDKFDMVRTNESCRIYSEACLELCHEMNLKAVDLWTAMQQIDGWQNVCFTDGIHFSSEGSKIVVKEIMKVIEEADWEPDLHWMAMPTEFAEDSPYDPISPNGVAANVSDD from the exons ATGGTTGGACCAGCAAGGCCACAGTTTGTGCTGTTCGGATCTTCAATTGTTCAGTTTAGTTACAGCAACGATGGCTGGGGTGCTACTCTTGCTGACTTATATGCTCGGAag AAAATTGGTGAACAGGCTGATATATTGTTGCGAGGATATGCTGGATGGAATTCAAGACGTGCTGTGCAGGTCCTGGATAAAGTTTTTCCGAAG GACGCTGCTATACAACCTTCACTGGTGGTTGTCTATTTTGGAGGGAATGATTCAGTCCACCCCCATCCAACCGGCCTCGGCCCTCATGTTCCGCTTCCTGAATATATTGATAACATGAGGAAGATTGCTGTCCATCTCAAG AGCCTTTCGAAGAAGATTCGGATTATCTTTATGAGTGCTCCTCCTGTCAATGAGGTTCAAATAGCCAAAGACCTGAG TGATAAATTTGATATGGTTCGGACAAACGAGAGCTGCCGAATATATTCAGAAGCTTGCTTAGAGTTGTGCCATGAGATGAACCTGAAGGCGGTTGATCTTTGGACTGCAATGCAGCAGATAGATGGATGGCAGAACGTTTGCTTTAC GGATGGAATCCATTTTTCATCTGAGGGGAGCAAGATTGTAGTAAAAGAGATAATGAAGGTCATTGAAGAGGCAGACTGGGAACCAGATCTACACTGGATGGCAATGCCTACCGAATTCGCAGAGGATTCACCATATGACCCAATCAGTCCCAACGGAGTAGCTGCAAATGTCTCAGATGATTGA
- the LOC8267504 gene encoding LIMR family protein At5g01460, whose translation MGDFNLALVIVAIVVCIVVLLFNVYLLVNYQHPDDKNQAYFPKFVVVLGLSVALISILMLPADVANRQACRHAIYNGACNLTLPMKDLWIAVYIIDAVLVFFIIPFAMFYYEGDQDKSVGQRIKSALVWVITTAIVCGLVLGILYGLVGKVDFTVRHLSSTTTNFPSTWEFSSGQPCIGSGARQCSAYLANASSEKTWSMRTTFPEYVVALATIVGSVLFAIFGGVGIACLPLGLIFSFIRRPKAVITRSQYIKEATELGKKARELKKAADALHQEERSGSKGRKWRKNVKAVEKELFQLEEDVKLLEEMYPQGEKAETSWALTVLGYLAKLVLGILGLIVSVAWVAHIVIYLLISPPLSPFLNEVFIKLDDVWGLLGTVAFAFFCFYLLLAVIAGAMMLGLRLVFITIHPMKWGGTLMNSFLFNVGLILLCSISVIQFCSTAFGYYAQATAAQEIFGHTLQSLRGIKYLYKYNVFQYAFIVLAVVTLLLYAAFGWRRKKPTGRFQLSS comes from the exons ATGGGCGATTTTAATCTCGCTCTAGTGATTGTGGCTATAGTTGTATGCATTGTGGTTTTGTTATTCAATGTTTACCTTCTCGTCAATTATCAACATCCAGATGACAAAAACCAAGCCTATTTTCCTAAATTCGTCGTCGTTTTAGGCCTCTCCGTAGCCCTCATTTCTATATTAATGTTACCGGCGGATGTAGCAAACCGGCAAGCTTGTCGCCACGCGATTTATAATGGTGCCTGTAATCTCACTCTCCCGATGAAAGATCTATGGATCGCTGTCTATATCATCGACGCCGTGCTCGTCTTCTTTATAATTCCCTTCGCCATGTTTTACTATGAAGGCGACCAGGACAA GAGTGTTGGTCAAAGGATAAAAAGCGCGTTAGTGTGGGTGATAACAACGGCTATTGTATGCGGTCTCGTGCTTGGCATTTTATATG GGCTAGTTGGAAAGGTGGACTTCACTGTCAGGCACCTCTCTTCAACTACGACTAACTTTCCAAGTACTTGGGAGTTCTCTAGTGGCCAACCATGTATTGGAAGTGGTGCACGCCAG TGCTCTGCGTACCTTGCCAATGCTTCTTCAGAGAAAACATGGAGCATGCGCACCACATTTCCAGAATATGTTGTTGCTCTGGCTACAATTGTTGGATCTGTACTTTTTGCG ATATTTGGCGGTGTTGGTATTGCTTGTTTACCATTGGGACTTATATTTTCATTCATCCGCCGTCCGAAGGCTGTTATCACTCGTTCACAGTATATTAAG GAAGCAACTGAACTTGGTAAAAAAGCAAGAGAGTTGAAGAAAGCAGCTGATGCACTTCATCAGGAAGAAAGAAGTGGTTCGAAGGGCAGAAAATGGCGTAAAAATGTGAAGGCAGTAGAGAAG GAATTGTTTCAATTGGAAGAAGATGTAAAGTTGTTGGAAGAGATGTACCCTCAAGGAGAAAAG GCCGAGACAAGTTGGGCTTTGACTGTTCTCGGGTACTTGGCCAAACTAGTGTTGGGGATCTTAGG GTTGATTGTTTCAGTGGCTTGGGTAGCTCATATCGTCATATATCTGTTGATTAGCCCACCTCTTTCTCCATTTTTGAATGAGGTTTTCATCAAGTTGGATGACGTTTGGG GTCTTCTGGGTACAGTGGCGTTTGCATTCTTCTGCTTCTATCTTCTGCTTGCAGTGATAGCTGGGGCAATGATGTTGGGACTGAGATTAGTTTTCATCACAATTCATCCCATGAA GTGGGGAGGCACTCTGATGAACTCCTTTCTTTTCAATGTTGGACTTATTCTTCTATGCTCCATTAG TGTGATTCAGTTTTGCTCTACAGCATTTGGCTACTATGCTCAAGCAACTGCTGCACAGGAAATTTTTGGCCACACATTGCAGTCTCTACGAGGAATTAAGTATTTATACAA GTATAATGTTTTTCAATATGCATTTATTGTTCTGGCGGTTGTGACCTTGCTGTTATATGCTGCCTTT GGATGGAGAAGAAAAAAGCCAACTGGCAGATTCCAGCTTTCCTCCTAA